The nucleotide window AGGTCATTCATGTAATAAAGGAAGATGATAGTGTCGTGTCAGCAGCGTCTGAAATGAAAAACCACAACATGGGTTCCATGATAGTGGTGGATTCAAACAATCAGGTGGTGGGTATCATAACGGAGAGGGATATGGTGAGGGCTTTGGCAGATAGGAAAATTGACGCTAAGGTTAGGGACTACATGACAGCTTCAGTTAAAGGCGTCACAGAGGAGACCACAATAGAGGACGCACTGGAAATCATGCTTGAGAACGGCTTCAGACACCTGCCCGTCATAGGTAAGAACGGGAAAATACTGGGAATAGTCTCTATTAGGGACATTGCACGAGCACTTTCAGATTCTCATTTTTTACAGTACGGAAAAGACTGGACAGAAGTGAAGGGTAGCGGAGTTGTGTGCCCTGTCTGCGGATTGGAAATAGACGAAACCGGTTACTGTAACTGTGGTACAGGTTCGAGCTAACTTTTTAAGACGGTTTTGGCTGTTTTCTACATATGATAATATTTTATGCCATAGGAGAAAAAGACCGCGCCAAAGAATTGGTAAGAATAATAACCAAGACTAGATGGAAAACAATATCGAGACACGCAGTTAAGATATCTAGTTCTTCAATAGGACCCTCCATAGTAATATTTAAACCGACCATGGCTGCCTTGGCGGTTGCCATGTGGCTTAAGGACAGGGCTGAGGAGCTAGGTATGTCCACTTCTGTGGGCTGGTTCACCCCTATTGCTAACGTCCCGGAGCAAGTTAACGATGCAGTGAGAACTGACCTAAACAAAATGCTCATGAGAAAACTAGAAATTCCCTGGAGCCCATAAATATCTCCTTATCAAGTGAGGTCTTTTTATTTTATGCGTTATGGATCAATATCTACGATTAAAATCATAACGTTGCGTATTATCATGGGTAACTTGACTAGAGGTAGTACTGCCCTAAACGTTGTGAGCTTAGCCTGACACTGTCTGCGTTTCTTCCCTCTGCTCAACCTTCATTGAGACGTTCTCATCGCTCCTGGTTATGATAATGTACTCTGTAAGATCTTTCAGATAATTGGTCAACTTCTGGAACCTCCTTTGATCGAAGGTCATGAACGACTCATCTACTATGAAGAACGGCGTCTTGAAGTAAGCCTTTATCGCAGTCACCACTAGTATCAGAGCTAGAGAGGTCCTTTCCGAAGAGGAGAGCTTCTTGAGATCCATAACCGTCCCGTTCCTCTTGGCTACTAGGGTGAAGTCCGGAGTAATCTCAGCCTCTAAGTCAAACTCCAACTCCTTTATCAGCGAGTTTGCTACCCTTACAAACTCCTCCCTCGTAACTGATAACCTCCTCATGTATTCTATCTGAAGGTTTTGGGACTGGGACTCAAGTTCCTCTATCTCCTTCTCTTTCTCCCTGATTTTGTTGAGAGTTGAACTGGGTACCCCCAGGCTCGCAAGTTCGTACTCAAGCTGGTTCTTCCTGTTCATAAGTTCGGAGATCCTCTTGGAGATAGCGTTCTCAGGACCCGTAACCCTTATCATATCCGAATTCTTGTTGAATCTGTCCTCCATTTCCCTCTTCTGTCTTTCCAGCTCCCCTATTTGCTCTTTGACCATTTCCATTCTACCAAACAGCTCCTGTTTCTTCAGCTTCAACCTCTGCACCTCGTTCTTCATGTTTTCAAATTCTGCAATTTTCTTGGTAATCTCCTCCTTTTTCTTGGTCAGTTCGTCGATCTCCTTCTTTATACCTTCAAACGAGTTTTGCTTTAGTCTCAACTCACCGGAAATAACGTCCACTCTCACCCTCCAATTCTCAGGATCGACGTGACTACCGCATACGTAGCATGTATCTAGATGGCTCTTTTCAGCCTCCTTTATCTCATCGAGAACCCTTTCCAAAACCTTGATCCCTATCTCAGTCTCATTTCTTAGGGAAGCCTTTCTCTGAAGCTCTTCAGTTACTTGATTCAACTGCTCTTCAAAAATTCCCTTTAGCTCTGGTTTTACCATACCTTCTTTCTGCTGGATCTCCAACTCCAATTTTGTATGTTTAGTCTGGAGATCCAATAGCTCCTTTTTCTTTTGCTCTATCTTGTTGTTAAGTTCTGCTAGTTTGTTCTGCCTAGTAACGGATATGGATTGAGTGGTGCTATTGATTAACTTGTCGCTCTCAGTCTCCTTCTTCAGTGACTCCAGTTCGTTCTCTATGCTCCTTATCTCAGCCTGAATAGTTACAGCATCCTTATACTTGGACTTGAGCTCCTCGTGTTCTCCCTTAATGATTTTTAGCTTCTCATCTACGCTCTGTTTCTGTTGTTTTAACTTCTCAATCTCTGAGGTTGAAGATATAAACCACTCTAGATCGTCTTTCCCGGACAGAATATGGTTTAACAACGCGTTCTCTGGTGAGAAATACGATAGGAGCAACGCCCTTTTATCGTCCATGATGAGCTTAGCGCTCTCGGTCAGTTTGTTCTTTAACCGCCTTATTCTCCTGTAGTACTCCTTATCTTTATACTTGACCTCCACATATCCCGAGTCAGAAAAGACGTTGAGAAGATCTTCTGGCTTTATTTCCGACGTCAACATAGAGATTAAAGCTCTTGACAGAGATGTCTTTCCGTATGCGTTAGGGGCAGTATATACATTCACACCCTCATTTATTTCTATGTCGAGAGGACTAGTTATTCCACCTATATTGCTAATTCTAATTCTCATGATACGAGACTTGTCACTCTCCTTTAAAAATATTATCTTAAGTTTTCAGCATATGATTACCAGATATAGGTGTTAGAAATATGAGGAGGAAAGTAATTGTAGACTCCGATACTGCAACAGATGACACTATAGCAATCCTACTATCCTCGGCTCTTTTCGATCTAGTGGGCGTTAGTATAGTGGCAGGTAACGTAAACTTTCAAGATCAGGTTAACAACGCTCTCTTCACTTTGGAATATATTGGAAGGGACGACGTCCCTGTCTACATTGGTTATGATAGGCCTATCTTAGGTCAATGGAGGACTGTTGAGGAAGTCCACGGGAAGTGGGGTATGAGCGGGTGGAGGGTCAGCCCTAACAGAAAAAAGCCCGAGAAAGAGCACGCTGTTGACGCAATTCTCAGACTGTCCAAGGAGTATGAGGGGGAGTTGGAAATAATGGCCATATCTCCCCTAACCAACCTAGCCCAAGCGTACCTAAGGGATAATGGCCTAACCAAGAGAGTCAAAAAGGTTTGGATAATGGGCGGGGCGTTCACTAGGGGTAACACTACCCCATTGGCTGAATTCAACTTTTGGGTGGATCCTGAAGCAGCTAAGATTGTGCTGAATGCAGGTTTTGAAGTTACTATAGTTCCGTGGGAAGTTACCGAGAAGTATGGGGTGATTTATGAAAACGAATGGGAGGAAATAGGGAAGTTGGGTAGTAGGTTGTCTGAGTTCTTCGTAAGGTCAAATAAGGCTCTTCTAGAATTTTCTAAGTTACAGGGAAATCTTGGGAGTGTACATCCAGACTCCTTAACCGTCTACCTAGCCTACAACAATCAAGCTATATTGGAAGAGAGAAAGCTTAAGGTTGATATCGAGCTCTGTTCTTTGTCCAGAGGGGGAATGCTAGTCGACTGGTACAACAGGGAACATAATTCTATAGTTGTACTCAAGGCAGACAGGGAAAGGTTCAAGACTGCCTTACTTGATGTCCTTTCATCATTTTAGAACATTCGGCGTATACTATAACGCTAAGGTTCTTGGGCTCTATCCCCTTTTCAACCAGACTCTTCTGGAGGTTCTCCAGATCCAAGTCCACGTCAATTATGTCGCCTATGTCCTCACAAAATACATTAACGTGT belongs to Metallosphaera tengchongensis and includes:
- a CDS encoding nucleoside hydrolase; protein product: MRRKVIVDSDTATDDTIAILLSSALFDLVGVSIVAGNVNFQDQVNNALFTLEYIGRDDVPVYIGYDRPILGQWRTVEEVHGKWGMSGWRVSPNRKKPEKEHAVDAILRLSKEYEGELEIMAISPLTNLAQAYLRDNGLTKRVKKVWIMGGAFTRGNTTPLAEFNFWVDPEAAKIVLNAGFEVTIVPWEVTEKYGVIYENEWEEIGKLGSRLSEFFVRSNKALLEFSKLQGNLGSVHPDSLTVYLAYNNQAILEERKLKVDIELCSLSRGGMLVDWYNREHNSIVVLKADRERFKTALLDVLSSF
- a CDS encoding archaea-specific SMC-related protein yields the protein MRIRISNIGGITSPLDIEINEGVNVYTAPNAYGKTSLSRALISMLTSEIKPEDLLNVFSDSGYVEVKYKDKEYYRRIRRLKNKLTESAKLIMDDKRALLLSYFSPENALLNHILSGKDDLEWFISSTSEIEKLKQQKQSVDEKLKIIKGEHEELKSKYKDAVTIQAEIRSIENELESLKKETESDKLINSTTQSISVTRQNKLAELNNKIEQKKKELLDLQTKHTKLELEIQQKEGMVKPELKGIFEEQLNQVTEELQRKASLRNETEIGIKVLERVLDEIKEAEKSHLDTCYVCGSHVDPENWRVRVDVISGELRLKQNSFEGIKKEIDELTKKKEEITKKIAEFENMKNEVQRLKLKKQELFGRMEMVKEQIGELERQKREMEDRFNKNSDMIRVTGPENAISKRISELMNRKNQLEYELASLGVPSSTLNKIREKEKEIEELESQSQNLQIEYMRRLSVTREEFVRVANSLIKELEFDLEAEITPDFTLVAKRNGTVMDLKKLSSSERTSLALILVVTAIKAYFKTPFFIVDESFMTFDQRRFQKLTNYLKDLTEYIIITRSDENVSMKVEQREETQTVSG
- a CDS encoding CBS domain-containing protein; amino-acid sequence: MSHTVSQIATKVIHVIKEDDSVVSAASEMKNHNMGSMIVVDSNNQVVGIITERDMVRALADRKIDAKVRDYMTASVKGVTEETTIEDALEIMLENGFRHLPVIGKNGKILGIVSIRDIARALSDSHFLQYGKDWTEVKGSGVVCPVCGLEIDETGYCNCGTGSS